Proteins found in one Salvelinus alpinus chromosome 11, SLU_Salpinus.1, whole genome shotgun sequence genomic segment:
- the mfsd8 gene encoding major facilitator superfamily domain-containing protein 8 isoform X3 — MSQFMDSGENTPLLKDDSGSDDSQNDEYKSRWRSIRVMYFTMFLSSVGFTIVITSVWPYLQKIDDSASASFLGWVVASYSLGQMLASPLFGLWSNHRPRREPLACSIFINVTANIYYSYIYLPTSQNKYHMLMSRALVGFGAGNVAVVRSYVAGATSLKERNSAMANTSACQALGFILGPALQAGLSFIGEQGVSVKVIDLQLNMYTAPALLAALFGVINILLVVLVLREHQVDDYGRHIRAINYVSEERMDVSQETEGDIDQVAVLTSNVLFFIIMFMFAVFETIATPLSMDMFSWTRKDAVLYNGIILSCVGFESILVFLLVKVLSQRIGDRPVLLGGLAIIFCGFFVLLPWGNHYPEIQWADLKNNTVIHETFAPTPVSNSSFEPTGCPAEQTWCQYTPAIHLAQFLTADVLIGAGYPACNVISYTLYSKILGSKPQECQCSAMASEEPGSH; from the exons ATGTCTCAATTTATGGATTCCGGAGAGAATACGCCATTGCTCAAAGATGATTCTGGCAG TGATGACTCCCAAAATGATGAATACAAGAGTAGATGGCGGTCAATTCGTGTAATGTACTTCACAATGTTTCTAAGCAGCGTTG GTTTCACTATTGTCATCACGTCAGTATGGCCGTATCTGCAAAAG ATTGATGACAGTGCCAGCGCTAGCTTCCTGGGCTGGGTGGTGGCGTCCTACAGCTTGGGCCAGATGCTGGCGTCCCCCCTCTTTGGGCTCTGGTCCAATCACAGACCCAGGAGAGAACCGCTGGCCTGCTCTATTTTCATCAACGTCACAGCCAACATCTACTACTCCTACATCTACCTACCCACATCACAGAACAAATACCACATGCTCATGTCTCGAGCTTTAGTAGGTTTTGGAGCAG gGAACGTAGCTGTTGTGAGGTCCTATGTTGCTGGAGCCACCTCACTGAAGGAGAGGAACAGTGCTATGGCTAACACAAGTGCCTGTCAGGCTCTGGGGTTCATTCTGGGTCCAG CTCTCCAGGCCGGTTTGTCATTTATTGGTGAACAGGGTGTTAGCGTGAAGGTAATTGACCTACAGTTGAATATGTACACCGCCCCAGCTCTACTGGCTGCATTATTTGGCGTCATCAATATCCTGCTCGTCGTATTAGTACTAAG GGAACACCAAGTTGACGACTATGGAAGACATATCAGAGCCATCAATTATGTGTCTGAAG AACGAATGGATGTCAGTCAGGAAACAGAAGGGGATATTGATCAAGTTGCTGTCTTGACCTCCAATGTTCTATTTTTCATCATCATGTTCATGTTTGCAGTCTTTGAGAC CATAGCCACACCCCTATCTATGGACATGTTCTCTTGGACTAGGAAGGATGCAGTGCTGTACAACGGTATCATACTGTCCTGCGTCGGCTTTGAGTCCATCCTGGTGTTTCTACTTGTGAAGGTTCTCTCTCAAAG GATTGGTGATCGTCCTGTGCTCCTTGGAGGCTTGGCCATCATATTCTGTGGCTTCTTTGTCCTGCTCCCATGGGGGAACCATTACCCTGAGATCCAGTGGGCAG ACCTCAAGAATAACACTGTCATCCACGAGACGTTTGCCCCAACCCCGGTCTCCAACAGCTCCTTCGAGCCGACAGGCTGCCCTGCTGAACAGACATGGTGCCAGTATACCCCCGCCATTCACCTGGCACAGTTCCTTACCGCCGACGTCCTCATTGGAGCGGGCTACCCGGCCTGCAACGTGATATCCTACACGCTCTACTCCAAAATCCTTGGGTCCAAGCCTCAG